A genomic window from Haliaeetus albicilla chromosome 10, bHalAlb1.1, whole genome shotgun sequence includes:
- the GPI gene encoding glucose-6-phosphate isomerase: MALSSDPHFKKLVEWHKANSPKLVLRQLFEADKDRFQKFSLTLNTDHGDILLDYSKNLVTEEVMKMLMELAKSRGVESARERMFSGEKINFTENRAVLHIALRNRSNVPILVDGKDVVPEVNKVLDKMKHFCQRVRSGEWKGYTGKAITDVVNIGIGGSDLGPLMVTEALKPYSKGGPRVWFVSNIDGTHIAKTLAELKPDTTLFIIASKTFTTQETITNAETAKEWFLHAANDPSAVAKHFVALSTNAPKVKDFGIDPENMFEFWDWVGGRYSLWSAIGLSIALHIGFDNFESLLAGAHWMDNHFHTAPLEKNMPVLLAMLGVWYINCYGCETHALLPYDQYMHRFAAYFQQGDMESNGKYITKKGSRVDYSTGPIVWGEPGTNGQHAFYQLIHQGTRMIPCDFLIPVQTQHPVRNGLHHKILLANFLAQTEALMKGKTADEARKELQAAGLSGDALEKLLPHKVFEGNRPTNSIMFTKLNPFTLGAIIAMYEHKIFVQGIVWDINSYDQWGVELGKQLAKKIEPELESDAPVTSHDSSTNGLISFIKKHRA, from the exons ATGGCGCTCTCCAGCGACCCCCATTTCAAGAAGCTGGTGGAGTGGCACAAGGCCAACTCCCCCAAGCTCGTCCTGCGGCAGCTGTTCGAAGCCGACAAGGATCGCTTCCAGAAGTTCAG CTTGACTCTGAATACTGACCATGGGGATATCTTACTGGATTATTCGAAGAACCTTGTTACAGAAGAAGTGATGAAAATGCTGATGGAACTG GCAAAGTCAAGAGGTGTGGAAAGTGCCAGAGAGCGCATGTTCAGTGGAGAGAAGATCAACTTCACTGAG AACCGGGCTGTGCTTCATATTGCTCTGAGAAATCGTTCCAATGTGCCGATACTTGTAGATGGGAAGGATGTTGTTCCAGAAGTAAACAAAGTGTTGgacaaaatgaaacacttctGCCAG agAGTCCGTAGTGGTGAATGGAAAGGCTACACTGGAAAGGCAATCACTGATGTGGTCAATATTGGCATTGGTGGCTCTGACTTG GGCCCTCTGATGGTGACTGAAGCCCTGAAACCATATTCCAAGGGAGGCCCTCGTGTTTGGTTTGTATCCAACATTGATGGTACTCATATAGCCAAAACCCTGGCTGAGCTTAAACCAGACACTACACTCTTCATCATTGCATCAAAG ACTTTCACCACCCAAGAAACTATCACCAATGCAGAAACGGCCAAAGAGTGGTTCTTACATGCTGCTAATGAT ccTTCAGCTGTGGCCAAGCATTTTGTTGCCTTGTCTACCAATGCT ccTAAAGTTAAAGACTTTGGAATTGACCCAGAGAACATGTTTGAGTTTTGGGAT TGGGTTGGTGGCCGCTACTCTCTGTGGTCTGCCATTGGTCTCTCCATTGCCCTGCACATTG GTTTTGACAACTTTGAGAGTCTGCTTGCAGGAGCCCACTGGATG GATAATCACTTCCACACTGCACCACTGGAGAAGAACATGCCTGTTCTGTTGGCTATGCTGGGGGTCTGGTATATAAACTGCTATGGATGTGAAACCCATGCCCTTCTACCCTATGACCAATACATGCACCGCTTTGCTGCATATTTCCAGCAG GGTGATATGGAATCTAATGGCAAATACATTACCAAGAAAGGCTCTCGTGTGGACTACAGCACTGGCCCTATTGTGTGGGGAGAGCCTGGCACCAATGGGCAGCATGCTTTTTACCAGCTCATTCATCAAG GAACTCGCATGATTCCCTGTGACTTTCTGATCCCAGTCCAGACCCAGCATCCAGTCAGAAATGGCTTGCATCACAAG ATCCTTTTGGCCAACTTCCTTGCTCAGACTGAGGCCTTGATGAAAGGAAAGACTGCTGATGAAGCCCGTAAGGAACTTCAAGCGGCAGGACTGAGTGGGGATGCTCTGGAGAAGCTCCTTCCCCATAAG GTCTTTGAGGGAAATCGACCAACTAATTCCATCATGTTTACAAAACTCAATCCATTCACTCTGGGAGCCATCATTG cCATGTATGAGCACAAGATCTTTGTTCAAGGAATTGTCTGGGATATTAACAGTTATGACCAGTGGGG